One genomic window of Erinaceus europaeus chromosome 19, mEriEur2.1, whole genome shotgun sequence includes the following:
- the TATDN3 gene encoding putative deoxyribonuclease TATDN3 isoform X2, with protein MSAEGLVDCHCHLAAPDFDGDLDDVLEKAKKANVTALVVVAEHSGEFEKIMRLSERYRGFVLPCLGVHPVQGLSPTGQRSVTVKDLDAALPIIENYKDRLLAIGEVGLDFSPRIAGTDEQKEEQRQVLIRQIQLARRLDLPLNVHSRSAGRPTINLLREQGADRVLLHAFDGRPAVAMEGVRAGYFFSLPPSIIRSGQQRLVKQLPLTSICLETDSPALGPEKQVRNEPQNVRISAEYIAEVKGVSVAEVTEVTTQNAMRLFPRLQQLLQK; from the exons ATGAGCGCGGAGGGGCTGGTGGATTGTCACTGCCACCTGGCGGCCCCCGACTTTGACGGT GATCTGGACGATGTGTTGGAGAAAGCCAAGAAA GCCAATGTTACGGCTCTGGTGGTGGTTGCCGAACATTCAGGAGAGTTTGAGAAGATCATGAGACTTTCAGAAAG GTACCGCGGATTTGTTCTGCCATGCTTGGGTGTGCATCCAGTCCAGGGGCTCTCACCAACAGGCCAGAGAAGTGTCACAGTAAAG GATCTGGACGCGGCTCTGCCCATTATCGAGAATTACAAGGATCGATTGTTGGCAATTGGAGAG GTCGGACTAGATTTCTCCCCCAGAATCGCCGGCACCGATGAGCAGAAAGAAGAGCAAAGACAAGTGCTGATCAGACAGATCCAGTTAGCCAGAAGACTGGACTTGCCTCT GAATGTTCACTCACGCTCAGCTGGAAGACCCACCATCAACCTCTTACGTGAACAAG GTGCTGACCGAGTACTGCTGCACGCGTTCGACGGGCGGCCGGCAGTAGCCATGGAAGGGGTCCGAGCCGGCTACTTCTTCTCGCTCCCCCCCTCTATCATAAGAAGTGGCCAG CAGAGACTTGTAAAGCAGTTGCCTTTGACTTCAATTTGCTTAGAAACAGATTCACCTGCCCTCGGACCAGAAAAACAG GTGCGGAACGAGCCCCAGAACGTCCGCATCTCAGCAGAATACATCGCTGAGGTGAAAGGGGTCTCAGTGGCCGAAGTCACAGAGGTGACGACACAGAACGCGATGAGGCTGTTTCCCAGGCTCCAGCAGCTGCTGCAGAAATAG
- the TATDN3 gene encoding putative deoxyribonuclease TATDN3 isoform X4: MSAEGLVDCHCHLAAPDFDGDLDDVLEKAKKANVTALVVVAEHSGEFEKIMRLSERYRGFVLPCLGVHPVQGLSPTGQRSVTVKDLDAALPIIENYKDRLLAIGEVGLDFSPRIAGTDEQKEEQRQVLIRQIQLARRLDLPLNVHSRSAGRPTINLLREQGADRVLLHAFDGRPAVAMEGVRAGYFFSLPPSIIRSGQVRNEPQNVRISAEYIAEVKGVSVAEVTEVTTQNAMRLFPRLQQLLQK, encoded by the exons ATGAGCGCGGAGGGGCTGGTGGATTGTCACTGCCACCTGGCGGCCCCCGACTTTGACGGT GATCTGGACGATGTGTTGGAGAAAGCCAAGAAA GCCAATGTTACGGCTCTGGTGGTGGTTGCCGAACATTCAGGAGAGTTTGAGAAGATCATGAGACTTTCAGAAAG GTACCGCGGATTTGTTCTGCCATGCTTGGGTGTGCATCCAGTCCAGGGGCTCTCACCAACAGGCCAGAGAAGTGTCACAGTAAAG GATCTGGACGCGGCTCTGCCCATTATCGAGAATTACAAGGATCGATTGTTGGCAATTGGAGAG GTCGGACTAGATTTCTCCCCCAGAATCGCCGGCACCGATGAGCAGAAAGAAGAGCAAAGACAAGTGCTGATCAGACAGATCCAGTTAGCCAGAAGACTGGACTTGCCTCT GAATGTTCACTCACGCTCAGCTGGAAGACCCACCATCAACCTCTTACGTGAACAAG GTGCTGACCGAGTACTGCTGCACGCGTTCGACGGGCGGCCGGCAGTAGCCATGGAAGGGGTCCGAGCCGGCTACTTCTTCTCGCTCCCCCCCTCTATCATAAGAAGTGGCCAG GTGCGGAACGAGCCCCAGAACGTCCGCATCTCAGCAGAATACATCGCTGAGGTGAAAGGGGTCTCAGTGGCCGAAGTCACAGAGGTGACGACACAGAACGCGATGAGGCTGTTTCCCAGGCTCCAGCAGCTGCTGCAGAAATAG
- the TATDN3 gene encoding putative deoxyribonuclease TATDN3 isoform X3, translated as MSAEGLVDCHCHLAAPDFDGDLDDVLEKAKKANVTALVVVAEHSGEFEKIMRLSERYRGFVLPCLGVHPVQGLSPTGQRSVTVKVGLDFSPRIAGTDEQKEEQRQVLIRQIQLARRLDLPLNVHSRSAGRPTINLLREQGADRVLLHAFDGRPAVAMEGVRAGYFFSLPPSIIRSGQKQRLVKQLPLTSICLETDSPALGPEKQVRNEPQNVRISAEYIAEVKGVSVAEVTEVTTQNAMRLFPRLQQLLQK; from the exons ATGAGCGCGGAGGGGCTGGTGGATTGTCACTGCCACCTGGCGGCCCCCGACTTTGACGGT GATCTGGACGATGTGTTGGAGAAAGCCAAGAAA GCCAATGTTACGGCTCTGGTGGTGGTTGCCGAACATTCAGGAGAGTTTGAGAAGATCATGAGACTTTCAGAAAG GTACCGCGGATTTGTTCTGCCATGCTTGGGTGTGCATCCAGTCCAGGGGCTCTCACCAACAGGCCAGAGAAGTGTCACAGTAAAG GTCGGACTAGATTTCTCCCCCAGAATCGCCGGCACCGATGAGCAGAAAGAAGAGCAAAGACAAGTGCTGATCAGACAGATCCAGTTAGCCAGAAGACTGGACTTGCCTCT GAATGTTCACTCACGCTCAGCTGGAAGACCCACCATCAACCTCTTACGTGAACAAG GTGCTGACCGAGTACTGCTGCACGCGTTCGACGGGCGGCCGGCAGTAGCCATGGAAGGGGTCCGAGCCGGCTACTTCTTCTCGCTCCCCCCCTCTATCATAAGAAGTGGCCAG AAGCAGAGACTTGTAAAGCAGTTGCCTTTGACTTCAATTTGCTTAGAAACAGATTCACCTGCCCTCGGACCAGAAAAACAG GTGCGGAACGAGCCCCAGAACGTCCGCATCTCAGCAGAATACATCGCTGAGGTGAAAGGGGTCTCAGTGGCCGAAGTCACAGAGGTGACGACACAGAACGCGATGAGGCTGTTTCCCAGGCTCCAGCAGCTGCTGCAGAAATAG
- the TATDN3 gene encoding putative deoxyribonuclease TATDN3 isoform X1 has translation MSAEGLVDCHCHLAAPDFDGDLDDVLEKAKKANVTALVVVAEHSGEFEKIMRLSERYRGFVLPCLGVHPVQGLSPTGQRSVTVKDLDAALPIIENYKDRLLAIGEVGLDFSPRIAGTDEQKEEQRQVLIRQIQLARRLDLPLNVHSRSAGRPTINLLREQGADRVLLHAFDGRPAVAMEGVRAGYFFSLPPSIIRSGQKQRLVKQLPLTSICLETDSPALGPEKQVRNEPQNVRISAEYIAEVKGVSVAEVTEVTTQNAMRLFPRLQQLLQK, from the exons ATGAGCGCGGAGGGGCTGGTGGATTGTCACTGCCACCTGGCGGCCCCCGACTTTGACGGT GATCTGGACGATGTGTTGGAGAAAGCCAAGAAA GCCAATGTTACGGCTCTGGTGGTGGTTGCCGAACATTCAGGAGAGTTTGAGAAGATCATGAGACTTTCAGAAAG GTACCGCGGATTTGTTCTGCCATGCTTGGGTGTGCATCCAGTCCAGGGGCTCTCACCAACAGGCCAGAGAAGTGTCACAGTAAAG GATCTGGACGCGGCTCTGCCCATTATCGAGAATTACAAGGATCGATTGTTGGCAATTGGAGAG GTCGGACTAGATTTCTCCCCCAGAATCGCCGGCACCGATGAGCAGAAAGAAGAGCAAAGACAAGTGCTGATCAGACAGATCCAGTTAGCCAGAAGACTGGACTTGCCTCT GAATGTTCACTCACGCTCAGCTGGAAGACCCACCATCAACCTCTTACGTGAACAAG GTGCTGACCGAGTACTGCTGCACGCGTTCGACGGGCGGCCGGCAGTAGCCATGGAAGGGGTCCGAGCCGGCTACTTCTTCTCGCTCCCCCCCTCTATCATAAGAAGTGGCCAG AAGCAGAGACTTGTAAAGCAGTTGCCTTTGACTTCAATTTGCTTAGAAACAGATTCACCTGCCCTCGGACCAGAAAAACAG GTGCGGAACGAGCCCCAGAACGTCCGCATCTCAGCAGAATACATCGCTGAGGTGAAAGGGGTCTCAGTGGCCGAAGTCACAGAGGTGACGACACAGAACGCGATGAGGCTGTTTCCCAGGCTCCAGCAGCTGCTGCAGAAATAG
- the TATDN3 gene encoding putative deoxyribonuclease TATDN3 isoform X5, with the protein MCWRKPRKYRGFVLPCLGVHPVQGLSPTGQRSVTVKDLDAALPIIENYKDRLLAIGEVGLDFSPRIAGTDEQKEEQRQVLIRQIQLARRLDLPLNVHSRSAGRPTINLLREQGADRVLLHAFDGRPAVAMEGVRAGYFFSLPPSIIRSGQKQRLVKQLPLTSICLETDSPALGPEKQVRNEPQNVRISAEYIAEVKGVSVAEVTEVTTQNAMRLFPRLQQLLQK; encoded by the exons ATGTGTTGGAGAAAGCCAAGAAA GTACCGCGGATTTGTTCTGCCATGCTTGGGTGTGCATCCAGTCCAGGGGCTCTCACCAACAGGCCAGAGAAGTGTCACAGTAAAG GATCTGGACGCGGCTCTGCCCATTATCGAGAATTACAAGGATCGATTGTTGGCAATTGGAGAG GTCGGACTAGATTTCTCCCCCAGAATCGCCGGCACCGATGAGCAGAAAGAAGAGCAAAGACAAGTGCTGATCAGACAGATCCAGTTAGCCAGAAGACTGGACTTGCCTCT GAATGTTCACTCACGCTCAGCTGGAAGACCCACCATCAACCTCTTACGTGAACAAG GTGCTGACCGAGTACTGCTGCACGCGTTCGACGGGCGGCCGGCAGTAGCCATGGAAGGGGTCCGAGCCGGCTACTTCTTCTCGCTCCCCCCCTCTATCATAAGAAGTGGCCAG AAGCAGAGACTTGTAAAGCAGTTGCCTTTGACTTCAATTTGCTTAGAAACAGATTCACCTGCCCTCGGACCAGAAAAACAG GTGCGGAACGAGCCCCAGAACGTCCGCATCTCAGCAGAATACATCGCTGAGGTGAAAGGGGTCTCAGTGGCCGAAGTCACAGAGGTGACGACACAGAACGCGATGAGGCTGTTTCCCAGGCTCCAGCAGCTGCTGCAGAAATAG